The Miscanthus floridulus cultivar M001 chromosome 7, ASM1932011v1, whole genome shotgun sequence genome includes a region encoding these proteins:
- the LOC136463942 gene encoding RING-H2 finger protein ATL79-like, whose product MARRTNHTSMNATAAAASATTMIASSPSPPRPPPAPPAGAGAGAWGPYASSRAFFSNVATILIILACVSLLAFSLHAAARFLLRCLARRRAAREQQQEEEAAQAHAQEPKLPSGAAASARVWAEAECAICLSELEGGERVRVLPACGHGFHGACVDGWLAARASCPTCRAPSRPSRAGEP is encoded by the coding sequence ATGGCGCGCCGGACCAACCACACCTCCATGAACGCTACGGCAGCGGCGGCGTCAGCGACGACAATGATCGCCTCCTCGCCGTCTCCCCCGCGGCCGCCGCCTGCGCCTCCCGCTGGCGCCGGCGCGGGAGCGTGGGGCCCCTACGCCAGCTCCCGCGCCTTCTTCTCTAACGTGGCCACCATCCTCATCATCCTGGCCTGCGTCTCCCTGCTCGCCTTCTCCCTCCACGCCGCCGCGCGCTTCCTCCTCCGCTGCCTCgcgcgccgccgcgccgcgcgggagcagcagcaggaggaggaggcggcacaGGCGCATGCGCAGGAGCCCAAGCTCCCCTCcggcgccgccgccagcgcccgcgtgtgggcggaggcggagtgcgCCATCTGCCTGTCCGAGCTGGAAGGCGGCGAGCGCGTCCGCGTGCTCCCGGCGTGCGGCCACGGGTTCCACGGCGCCTGCGTGGACGGGTGGCTCGCGGCGCGCGCGTCCTGCCCCACCTGCCGCGCGCCGTCCCGGCCGTCGCGGGCGGGAGAGCCGTAG